From the genome of Sinanaerobacter sp. ZZT-01:
CAGCTTTTTGAAAATAATTGACACAGAAGCTGACCGCATGAATCGTTTGGTAAAAGATCTGTTGCAGCTATCGAGACTGGATTATAAACAAGAAAAATGGCATAAAAAAGATAGCAACTTAATTTGGCTTTTGCGCGCTGTTGTTACAAAAGTGGAGATGACAGCAAAGCAGAAGGAACAGCATTTGAATTGTATCTTTGACGGCGAACAGGGCATTATGGTTACGGTTGATAAAGACCGGATTGAACAAGTCTTGTTAAATATTTTAAGTAATGCAATAAAGTATACCCAAGAGGGGGGACGCATTGATATTGATGCAATGAGGATAGACGGTCAAGCAAGGGTAATTGTGACCGATAACGGGATGGGGATGGCAGAATCAGAGATTCCTCGCATCTTTGAACGCTTTTACCGAGTGGATAAAGCAAGGTCAAGAGCTATGGGTGGAACTGGATTGGGACTTTCCATCTCTAAGCAAATTGTGGAGGAGCACGGTGGTTCAATAGAAATTGAGAGCCAGGAAGGAAAAGGGACAAAAGCAACACTTGTTCTTCCTTTAGCACCAATCCGGGGACAGCGGAACATTGAATAACATAAATGATACCTCCTTGTCATAAAGTGTATGGCAAGGAGGTGTTTTTTATGGATGATATGAAAGAGAAGAAAACACATAGTGTTTTTATGGAAAATCGTGAAAGAATGGTTGTCACAGGAGTAAAGGATGTAGCAAATTTCAATGAGGATACGGTTTTACTGGATTTAAATCAAGGAGGCATGCAGTTAAAGGGGAACCATCTGCACATTCAAAGCTTAGATTTACAAGAAGGAAAGGTTGTTGTAAATGGATTTTTTCATTCTATGGCATACACCGAAAAGAAAGAGAAACAGGAT
Proteins encoded in this window:
- the yabP gene encoding sporulation protein YabP, whose amino-acid sequence is MDDMKEKKTHSVFMENRERMVVTGVKDVANFNEDTVLLDLNQGGMQLKGNHLHIQSLDLQEGKVVVNGFFHSMAYTEKKEKQDKNWLERILK